The genomic DNA TTTATCTCGGCTTTTATAGTCGCTTTTTGCTCTTCTATCGCCTTTGGACGCGTAGCTGTACTACTTTTGCCTTTTGCGGCTAATGTTATATAATGTTTGTTTTTCTATGCTCATACCGGTTTTTCTAAAACAATCCGCCCGCATGACCCACCCAATGTCTTTGTCGCTAAAATAATTCACGCCGTTTTTGTTGCGCTCGACAAACGGGAAAGACCTTTTCCCAGCCAAAATCTAATAGCTATAGATAAAATTCCAGTTTTCTTTTCTACACCTATGATAGTTTTTGCTATTTTTTGTTCCTTTATTCGGGTTTTATAAGGCAGTTTTCGTAAATAAATTTATGCTCATCTGGCAAATTTCGATAGATCAAATTCGCTAGATCTCTTATCTCCCATAAAGCTGCTTTTGAGCTTCTAAGGCTTAAGAAATTCTGTAAGCTTCTAGCATTTATACTCCAGCTTAACTCTGTTTTATAGCTTTCTGGAAGGCAGTATTTTGCTATATCTAAGCTTGTATTTTGGTTTAGAATTCGGCGCAAATTCTCAAGTGCATTTATACTTGCATTATCGACAAATTCATTTCCAGTAAGCACGATATAAACGCTTGCACTCTCGAAATCTCCGACCTTAAACTCGCTTTCATTTTTTAGCTCTTTTAGCGTGTAGCGCGTGGATTTTACGCTTAGACTTGCTATGCGATGACGGGCTAATTCTTGAAGTAAAGCTCTGCTAACGCCTTTTATGTAGAAGTTATAATATAAATGCTCTAACGTACTTGCGTGTTTGAATTTATTGCCTACTCTATCTATGAGTTCGACATCTTTTTCGCCGCCATTATCGCCCTTGTCAAAACTCTGCCAACAAGTGCGGATCGCATTTGAACAGACCCAAAGCGGAGTGAAATTTAGTAGTTTTACTTCCATAATATTCCTTTTTTTTGAAGCAATTTTACCAAATTTATACTAAATTTGACAATCTCTTTTTAATAATATCCGAGACCCTAAACGAGTTTGCATATATCGTCCAAGTATATGGAACGCTTCCGCCTGTAGGCATAAA from Campylobacter fetus subsp. fetus includes the following:
- the thyX gene encoding FAD-dependent thymidylate synthase, with amino-acid sequence MEVKLLNFTPLWVCSNAIRTCWQSFDKGDNGGEKDVELIDRVGNKFKHASTLEHLYYNFYIKGVSRALLQELARHRIASLSVKSTRYTLKELKNESEFKVGDFESASVYIVLTGNEFVDNASINALENLRRILNQNTSLDIAKYCLPESYKTELSWSINARSLQNFLSLRSSKAALWEIRDLANLIYRNLPDEHKFIYENCLIKPE